One region of Corvus moneduloides isolate bCorMon1 chromosome 1, bCorMon1.pri, whole genome shotgun sequence genomic DNA includes:
- the LOC116446938 gene encoding Sjoegren syndrome nuclear autoantigen 1 homolog yields the protein MTQQGAVLQGYNNELVKCIEDLCMQKEELNKQIRQAEEEKNKLQHEIQVLSEQLECVCENLAQKVASRNELDKILAETEAAYMKILDSSRTLLNVLKKEVGSLKHSPDLKTNVT from the coding sequence ATGACTCAGCAGGGAGCTGTTCTTCAGGGTTACAATAATGAGCTAGTGAAATGCATTGAAGATTTATGTATGCAAAAAGAAGAACTGAACAAACAAATCCGgcaagcagaagaggaaaagaataaacTCCAGCATGAAATTCAAGTTCTCAGTGAACAGTTGGAATGTGTATGTGAAAACCTGGCCCAAAAGGTGGCTTCACGGAATGAGCTTGATAAAATACTCGCTGAAACTGAAGCTGCTTACATGAAGATTTTGGATAGCTCTAGAACTTTACTTAATGTCCTGAAGAAGGAAGTGGGAAGCTTAAAGCATTCACCAGATCTGAAAACCAATGTAACGTGA